aatatacacagcgtcaCACCCAGTGACGGTGCATTATtacataatatacacagcgttatacccagtgacgtaTGGTGTTATTatgtaatatacacagcgttatacccagtgacacacggtgtgttactatgtaatatacacagcgttataccccaTGACGCTTGGTGCGTTAtgatataatatacacagcgttataccaaATGACGCAAGGTGTTATtacataatatacacagcgttatacccagtgacacaaggtgttattatataatatacacagcgttatacccaatgacgcacggtgtgttattatataatatacacagcgttatacccagtgacacacggtgtgttattatataatatacacagcgttatacccagtgacacacggtgtgttattatatattaTACACAGCggtatacccagtgacacacggtgtgttattatatattaTACACAGCggtatacccagtgacacacggtgtgttattatatagtatacacagcgttatacccagtgacgcacggtgttaTGATACAATATACACAGCTTTatactaaaactagggggcataggtttaaggtgagaggggagagatacaacaaggtccagaagggcaatgttttcacacagagggtggtgagtgtctggaacgagctgccagaggcagtagtggaggcgggtacaatttatcttttaaaaaacatttagacagttacatgggtacgatgggtatagagggatatgggccaaacgcgggcaattgggactcgcttactgGTTAAAAAaggggatggcatggacaagttgggccgaagggcctatttccatgctgtaaacctctatgactctatacccaGTGACACGTGGTGTTTCTCatggtgtctgctgcccttgtccttctaggggggTAGAGGTAGGTTTGGGCGGccctgtcgaaggagccttggcgagtcactgcagtgcatcctgtagacggtacacactgctgccgctgtgcgtcggtggtggagggagtgaatgtcgagggtgggggttagcgtgtcgatcgagcggggggctGCTTTGCCCCGGGTGGAATGCGGGATTGGGCGTGTTTGCCTGAGGTGGGAATGGCACGGTCCGGGAATCTAGCAGGGTAACCCCGTGAATTCCTTTTCTTTTTGGTCTCTTTTTTGGTTTGCAGAGTGGGGAAATCGGCCCTCATGAACCTGTACGTGAATAAGCATTACACCAACTCGTACAAAGCCACCATCGGAGCGGACTTTCTCATCCGGGACGTCACCTTGGATGGCAAAAATATCACCGTGCAGGTTGGTGACGGGGAAATCGcagctcccccttcctccccatcccctttccacccccccccaaaatgTGACCACTGCCAAAGCGTCAGCAGGCCGAGGTGGAGCCTGCAACCACGCGGCACGCCAGCCTTGGGGTCTTGGTAGGCGGTTGTGGGGGGGGCAACGCAGAGCCAAGCCTGTTGGTACGGAGCTGGAGGCCCCTGGCATGCTCTCCCCTTCACCCTGTAGGGCGATTTAGAGGCGGCGGAAAGTTTACGCGGTGCCAGCGTGACAATCTCCGCTGGCCAACCCTGGCTCGCCTGGGTCTCCACGCCCGCCTCTGAGTCGTGAGGCCTCCAATCCGAGTCCCACTCCCCAGGTCTCTCGAGCATCAGAGGCTGACCcggcaccgagggagtgctgcactgccggaggtgCCGATGTTCATGTGTGGTGTTTAGCGCCAGTTTCCGTCTGTCCCATCAGGTTCCCGTAGCACTCTTTAGAGGAAGGGCAGGAGAgttggaatcataaaatctctacggggcagaaagaggccattcggcccatcaagctttcacagcccacaatcccatccaggccctattcccacatatttactctgcttatCTCccagacattaagaggcaatttagcatggccaatccacctaacctgcacatctttggacactaagggcaatttagcatggccaatccacctaacccgcacatctttggacactaagggcaatttagcatggccaatccacctaacccgcacatctttggacaatagggggcaatttagcatggccaatccacctaacccgcacatctttggacaatagggggcaatttagcatggccaatccacccaacccgcacatctttggacactaagggacaatttagcatggccaatccacccaacctgcacatctttggacactaagggacaatttagcatggccaatccacctaacacgcacatctttggacactaagggacaatttagcatggccaatccacccaacccgcacatctttggacactaagggacaatttagcatggccaatccacccaacctgcacatctttggacactaagggacaatttagcatggccaatccacctaacccgcacatctttggacactagggggcaatttagcatggccaatccacctaaagtttattcatttgtcacaagtaggcttacattaacactgcaatgaagttactgtgaaaatttgctagtcgccgcactccagtgcctgttcgggtacactagggcgaatttagcacggccaatgcacctaactttcagactgtgggaggaaaccggagcacccggaggaaacccacgcagacacggggagaacgtgcaaactccacacggacagtcacccgaacCCGGCTAAATGCTGGGCCTGGGCAGAAACACCCACATCCCTGTGAAATAATTGACCAGAAGTctcaagaccacaagacataggcccatcgagtctgcttctgTCCATtcaatgactgatctgatgtgggaatcctcaactccactttcccgccttatcccttcGATTCCcgcactgattaaaaatctatctatctcagccttgaacacactcagtgacccagcctctggGGTAAAGATTCCACACATTCATTCCCctccaagagaagaaattcctcctcgtctccgtCTCCAATGGGTGacccccccttactctgagattgtgccctctggtcccagacactCCCAcatggggaaacaacctctcagcatcgaccctgtcaaccccccctgagaatccgatacagagtcctggtcccagactctcccacacagggaaacaacctctcagcatcgaccctgtcaaccccccctgagaatccgatacagagtcctggtcccagactctcccacacagggaaacagcctctcagcatccaccctgtcaaacatcGCCTGAGAATCCAATACAgagtctggtcccagactctcccacacagggaaacagcctctcagcatccaccctgtcaaacaccccctgagaatccaatacagagtctggtcccagactctccctcaaggggaaacaccctctcagcatccaccctgtcaaacaccccctgagaatccgatacagagtctggtcccagactctcccacacggggaaacagcctctcagcatcgaccctgtcaaacaccccctgagaatctgatatgtctcaataaggtcgcccctcattcttctgaaggcAAAATGGCAGCGAGGTCAGTGAGCGTCACTGGACCGATTAAACGGACCTTAACTGGGGCTCtttgatctaaatctgcttttccACCCCCTCCAGGTGTGGGACACAGCTGGGACTGAGCGCTTCCAGTCGCTGGGGTCAGTGCTGTACAGGGGTGCAAACTGCTGCATCCTGGTGTTTGACGTGACCTCGGAGGCCTCGTTCCGGGCGCTGGACGGCTGGAGGAAGGAGTTCCTCCTTCAGGCTGACCCCAGGGACCCCGACGGTTTCCCTTTCATCGTCATCGGCAACAAGACAGACTTGAGCAGCAGCAGAGCGGTAAGcggcaggaccccccccccccctctgccattTTGCATCACGCCTTGTTTCCTCTGCCAAAGCTGGGTAGCTCGTCCGAACGTGAATGTGCCCGCTAGCTATTTGACTGCAGGAGGCTTGGCGAGtcactgcggtgcatcttgtagacggtacacactgctgccgctgtgcgtcggtggtggagggagtgaatgttgagggtgggggggttagcgtgtcgatcgagcgggggggggctgctttgtcccggatggtgtcgagcttctcgagtgttgtcggagccgcgctcatccaggcgagtgggagagtattccatcacactcccgacttgtgccttgtagatggtggacaggcttttgggggggggggcggagtcagaaggtgatttgatttgatttattattgtcacgtgtattaacatacagtgaaaagtattgtttcttacacgttttacagacaaagcataccgttcatagagaaggaaaggagagggtgcagaatgtagtgttacagtcatagctagggtgttgagaaagatcaacttaatgcgaggtaggtccattcaaaagtctgacagcagtagggaagaagctgttcttgagttggttggtacgtgacctcagacttttgtatctttttcctgatggaagaaggtggaagagagaatgtcccggggtgcgtggggtccttgattatgctggctgctttgccgaggcagtgggaagtgtagatagagtcaatggatgggaggctggtttgcgtgatggattgggctacattcatgatcctttgtagtttcttgcggtcttgggcagagcaggagccataccaagctgtgatacaaccagaaagaatgctttctatggtgcatctgtaaaagttgatgagagtcatagtggacatgccaaatttccttagtctcctgagaaagtagaggtgttggtgggctttcttaactttagtgtcgccatggggggaccaggacaggttgttggtgatctggacacctgaaaacctgaagctctcgaccctttctacttcgtccccgttgatgtagacaggagcatgttctcctttacgcttcctgaagtcgatgacaatctcctttgttttgttgacattgagggagagattattgttgctgcaccagttcaccagattctctatctcattcctgtactctgccttgtcattgtttgagatctgactcactacagtggtgtcgtcagcaaacttgaaaatcgaactggaggggaatttggccgcacagtcagaggtgtataaagagtataatagggggctgagaacacagccttgtggggcaccggtgttgaggatgatcgtggaggaggtgttgttgccgatccttactgattgtggtctgtgagttaggaagttcaggatccagtcgcagagggagctgccgaggcccaggccacagagtttggagatgagttttgtgggaataatagtgttgaaggctgagctgtagtgaataaataggagtctggaataggtgtccttgttatctaggtgttccagggttgagtgcagggccagggagatggtgtctgctgtggacctgttgtggcagtagacaaactgtagtggatccaggtagtctgggaggctggaattgagttcctctccgcaggattcccagcctctgacctgccctggcagccacagtatttatatggctgggtccagttcagtttttggtcaatggtgacccccaggatgttgacatgaACAGACAGATTTggagcagaaggtggccattcggccccttgcgcCTGTTCCATCTTTCATTAAGGTCACAGCCAATCTGTCTGTGTTtcacattccacattcccatcgagaatcatagaaccaacagaatccctacagtgcaggaggaggccatttggcccatcaactctgcactgaccacaatactacccaagccctatccgcgtaactccacttatttaccctgctaattcccccgacacgaaggggcaatttcacacggccaatccacctaatctgcacatctttcagactgtaggaggaaaccggagcacccggaggacacccacgcagacacggggagaatgtgcagacttcccacagacagtgacccgaggccggaattgaaccagggttccctagcgccgtgaggcagtagtgctagccactgttccgcctaccacccccccgcccccccctccaaatAACCTTCGATTTCCTTGCCCGACAAGGATCCATCTACCCCCGCCTTAAaaatactcccccccccccccccccccaccccacacaccaacCCCCATTCCAACCCTTGCGCCTCCTCCACCCTCTGAGGCGGAGAGTTCCAAAGTGACACTTCAGAGAGAAACGttactcctcacctctgtctgagAAGGGTAACCCCtacttttaaaacagtgccctctCTAATTCTGGACTCGCCCACGAGAGGAAAGGTCCTTTCCACGCCCACCTTGTCGAGAGCTGTTCAGGGTCTTATCTACTTCAATCGagtctcccccctcgctctttgAAATTCCAGTGTTAACaaacccagtctatccaaccttccCTCAAGAGGCCacccgctcattccaggtatcgatcgagtaaacctcctctgaaccacctccaacacatttactttcttaaataaggagaccaaaactgctcacagtattcgggacgtggtctcaccaacgtcctgtataactgaagcataacctccttccTTTTATCTTCAattcctctcgcaataaaggcgaGTGTTCCATTGTCTTTCttgattacttgctgtatctgcatgctaaccttttgtgactcatgcactagaacgcccagatccctctgcacctcagaattctaCAGTCGATCTCTGTTTTAGTAACACtgtgttttttgtttttttattcttcctgtgtgACGTGAGTGTACCTTTTAAGAATTttgtttaaatcatgttctctgcggtTGTGAGCTGGCTTTTTGCTTTCGGTGTTGCCGGGCTGTCtggttagaagtccttttattgctgctccgATGGTTTAATGGggtcttgtttatttttactccggGCCTCAGATACTTTCAGGGAtttgttttatgatcctgcattgttaggaggaagactggttggcaggtcatgtgttttggacagttttttttccccagtgaattcaagtttcattttcagtttgactgcagttttagtttaggaggctgtggacatcagactgaaagcaatgcttctctctctctctctctctccctgatattggaaattctgctggctagctggaagcaaggcttcttgccttcctggagtgaaagttCTGATGTTGGTGCTTGGCTTGCTTAgagtctggtgttttgggaagctgctcTGATTTtaagcttgtgtgtgtgtgtgtgtctgaagagaactgcagcatccaactaaaggactaagttccagtatcacgtgagcattcgtattttctgtgctaaacctgaggGGAGGGTCGTTTgattacaagagttgggacgtcttgttaaagttgtacaagacattggtaaggccacacttggaatactgtgtgcaattctggtcacccctattatagaaaggatattattaaactagaaagagtgcagaaaagatttactgggatgctaccgggacttgatggattgagttataaggagaggctggatagactgggactttttcttctggagcgtaggaggctgcagagtgaccttatagaggtctataaaataatgaggggcatagatcagctagatagtcaatatcttttcccaaaggtaggggagtctaaaactagagggcataggtttaaggtgagaggggagaggtacaaaagtgtccagaggggcaattgtttcacacagagggtggtgagtgtctggaacaagctgccagaggtagtagtagaggcgggtataattttatcttttaaaaagcatttagatagttacatgggtgagatgggtatagagggatatgggccaaatgcgggcaattgggattagcttaggggttttctaaaaaaaaaagggcagcatggacaagttgggccgaagggcctgtttccatgctgtaaatctctatgactctatgattggaCAATTTCATATATTTATTAAGGGTTACACAACATCTTGGTTGTTTTTCTTtcctgtttgtaattgataaaagttcttgctaaattTTCTTCCTATACCTGTTaactattcttaaataaactgtgtttggtaaaagctctctagtgggtcagttgaatcatacctgaagtgaaacatctcctgTTCACTCCAGCCAaaaacaaattgcaaaacttatgatctaagCAGACTTTATAAAATGTTTTGGAGTTACTTATAACACCTGCCAAAGTGAAAAACTGCACACCTACCCACATTATACTTAATCTGCCAGAATTTTCCCCGTTCACTCAACCCATCTCTGCCCATCCATAACTTCCTATGTCCCCTTCGCAACATACTGTCCTACCCATCTTTGTGCAAATTTGGCTACcatgccttcactcccctcatctaagttccaattctcttcccccaCCTAGTGCTGTATTAAGAcggacttttgtctgtttccaccaCTAGTAGTTGCTGGAACTAGTCGCTAGCCAGGATCTTATAGCTTAAGAGGTGACACcacacatcaagcgtggctggcCAGGAGtgtctcccgctcttaccgccagccatcggcatgtttggaaggttgacacgctcaacctgtttggccgcgtcaTCAACGCACCTTCCTCGCCATCAAGCCCATCAAGGGTGGGGCTCGAACCTggcggagcttctggctcagaggcagggacggaaacccactgcgccacaaggcctcctcctcctcatccaagtcattgatgtatGTTGGAAACAGTTGGTGGCCCAACACTAGACCCTGTGGGACCCCACCTGATGGTGGGCGATTCAGCAACAAGAAtacaattgaatgtcaagaggagatggttagattctttcttgttggcgatgcccattgcctggcacttgtgtggcacgaatgttacatgccacttaccagcccatgctgaaggagcagggaggttgtgaTAGAGCtggtataaaacgctggttaggtcacagctagagcactgtgtgcagttccggcctccacactacaggaaggatgtgattgcactggagagggtgcggaggagattcaccaggatgctgcctgggatggagcgtctCAGCGatggagagaggctggttagactggggttgttttcctcagagcagagaaggctgaggggggacctgatcgaggtgtacagaataatgagggacacagggtggatagaaagaaacttttccccatagtagaggggtcagtaaccaggagGGATAGATTGAAggtcagggacaggagatttagaggggatttgaggagaaactttttcacccagagggtggtgagaatctgggattcgctgcctgaaagggtgggagaggcaggaaccctcacaagaTTTGAGAAgtctttggatgagcacttgaaatgcctcaGAGCACTTAGACAACAGGTCGGTTGCTGGAATTGGGATTAGGATAGATATTTGACGGGCTGCCACAGATACTATggcccaaagggcctctttctatgctgtaaaagtCTATgacttgtgggtggcacagtggttagcactgctgcctcacagcgccaggaacccgtattcaattcctggcttgggtcactgtctgtgcggagtctgcacgttctccccgtgtctgtgtgggtttcctccgggtgctccagtttcctcccacagtccaaagatgtgtaggttaggtgtattggctatgctaaattgtcccttatgtccaaagatgtgtaggttatgtgaattggtcatgctaaattgccccttagcatccaaagatgtgtaggttagtggattggctatgctaaattgctccttagtgtccaaagatgtgtgggttaggtagattggccatgctaaattgccccttagtgtccaaagatgtgtaggttgggtggattggctatgctaaattgccccttagtgtccaaagatgtgtaggttaggtggattggctatgctaaattgccccttagtgtccaaagatgtgtaggttaggtggattggctatgctaaattgccccttagtgtccaaagatgtgcaggttaggtagattggccatgctaaattgccccttagtgtccaaagatgtgcaggttaggtagattggccatgctaaattgcccctttgtg
The sequence above is a segment of the Mustelus asterias unplaced genomic scaffold, sMusAst1.hap1.1 HAP1_SCAFFOLD_3820, whole genome shotgun sequence genome. Coding sequences within it:
- the LOC144490801 gene encoding uncharacterized protein LOC144490801, with the translated sequence MSMRRRVHLKVILLGNSGVGKSALMNLYVNKHYTNSYKATIGADFLIRDVTLDGKNITVQVWDTAGTERFQSLGSVLYRGANCCILVFDVTSEASFRALDGWRKEFLLQADPRDPDGFPFIVIGNKTDLSSSRAVSSKHAEDWCEAHKLTYIETSAKEAMNVEEAFRNCVRLALKRMKSEDHSGTQPDLIQLSPFDSKPPGPCGCR